The Arachis hypogaea cultivar Tifrunner chromosome 16, arahy.Tifrunner.gnm2.J5K5, whole genome shotgun sequence genome contains a region encoding:
- the LOC140180008 gene encoding uncharacterized protein, translated as MWRQVIARFGIPEVVILDKETQFADKKFGEFLAGLSIKQKFSSVEHPQTNGQVEAANKSSTGETPFQLTYGVDAIIPVEIGELSPRLLLGGVEEAVEKDLVDEAREMAHLSEMALKQRMALRYNAKVLKRECERDDLVLRRNDIGLPTLGEGKLAANWEGPYRVKEVLGNGAYKLERLDGKEVLRTWNAGNLRRFYS; from the exons atgtggagacaaGTGATAGCCAGATTTGGAATACCAGAAGTCGTCATTTTGGACAAAGAGACGCAGTTTGCGGACAAAAAGTTTGGAGAATTTCTGGCCGGCCTGAGCATAAAGCAAAAGTTCTCGTCTGTGGAGCATCCCCAAACCAACGGCCAAGTTGAAGCGGCAAATAAG TCATCTACCGGGGAAACGCCCTTCCAGCTCACTTATGGGGTAGATGCAATAATACCCGTAGAGATCGGTGAGCTGAGTCCACGACTACTTTTAGGAGGAGTCGAAGAGGCCGTAGAAAAAGACTTGGTGGATGAAGCCAGAGAGATGGCCCACTTGTCGGAGATGGCTCTAAAACAAAGAATGGCTCTCCGCTATAATGCCAAGGTACTCAAGAGAGAATGTGAGCGGGACGACTTGGTCTTACGACGCAACGACATAGGACTACCAACACTGGGTGAAGGAAAGTtggcggcaaactgggaaggcccaTACAGGGTGAAGGAGGTCCTCGGCAATGGTGCCTACAAATTAGAACGGTTGGACGGCAAGGAAGTTCTGAGGACCTGGAACGCGGGCAACTTAAGGAGATTCTATTCCTAG